CGATCAGCACGCCCCAGGTCGGGGTTCCGGACAGGAAGGCGCGGGTGCCGTCGATGGGATCGAGCACCCAGGTCAACCCGCTGGAGCCGTCGGAGCGCCCGAATTCCTCGCCAAGGATAGCATCCTGTGGCCGGCGCTTCGCCAGCACCGCGCGCATCGCCTCTTCGGCGGCACGGTCAGCCTGGGTGACGGGATCGAAGCCTTCGGTGGCCTTGTTGGCCGCTGACAGATCGGCGCGACGGAACCAAGGCAAAATGGCCGCACGCGCGGCGCCCGCCACTGCATGAGCGGTGGCGATCAGGTCTTTGTCGATGTCACTGTTTCGTCCCGCCATGCGCATTCCCCCTTTGCGGTCGCAGGGCTAGCGCAGGACCGGGCCGGGCTCAAGCCACGTCGGACATCACCCGGGCCAGTTCGAACAGGCGGCGACGCTGGTTCTCGGGCATCGCGTAATAGGAACGCACGAGATCAAGGGCTTCCTTGTCGCCAAGGATGTCCGCCGGGACGCTGTCGGTGGCTTCGATCTCGGCCCCGTCGTTTTCGATGCCCTCGAAGAAGAAGCTGACCGGCACTTCCAGCGCGTCGGCGATGTCCCACAGTCGAGAGGCGCTGACCCGGTTCGCGCCGGTCTCGTATTTCTGAATCTGCTGAAATTTGATGCCGACCCGTTCGGCCAGTTGTTGCTGGGTCATGCCCACAAGCCAGCGGCGGTGACGAATGCGCTTTCCGACATGTACATCAACGGGGTGTGCCATCAAAAATCTTCCTATTACTACGGGTTGCGTTTCAGACTTAGCCAGCCATCGAACCCGGGCCCAAAGACATGCCTTATCCTGCACGTGTATGACGTAAGCTGCTACATCATTTCAGGATCAAAAATCAAGCAAATCACGCGCCCGCTGATGGTAAACCGGCTCTGAAAACACCACAAAGTTGAAATATTTCTGTTTTTGTCACTGTTTCTGATCTTTTCCCCCTCACTTCGTCCCCTATCCCCGCCTCCGGAACGCGTTTAACAAAGATTAAACTGAACGGAGTCCCCCATGCGCGCGCTTTTGCTCTCTTCCCACGAATCTCCCCCCTCGCTTGTCGAGACCGCAGAGCCCGAACCCGCAAAAGGTGAAATCAAGGTTCGAATTGCAACCTGCGGGCTGAATTTCGCGGATCTGCTGATGATGAAGGGCACCTATCAGGACACCCCTGCCCTGCCCTTTGTCATGGGCATGGAGGTCGCGGGCCGCGTCGAGGCAGTCGGTGCCGGCGTGACGGGTTTCGCCCCCGGCGACCGGGTTGCGGTCTACGGCGGCCAGGGCGGACTTGCCGAGCTCGGCTGCTTCCCTGCCGAGCGCGCGGTGAAACTGCCCGACAGCATGGGCTGGACCGAGGCCGCCGCCTTCCAGATCGCTTATGGCACCAGCCACCTGGCGCTGGACCACCGCGCCCGGTTGCAACCGGGCGAAACGCTGCTGGTGCTGGGCGCGGCGGGCGGGGTCGGCCTGACGGCGGTCGAGATCGGCCACCTGATGGGCGCGCGCGTCGTCGCCTGCGCGCGCGGCGCCGACAAGCTGGAGGCCGCGAAGGCTGCCGGTGCCGATGTGTTGATCGACGCCACCACCCAGGACATCCGCGCCGAGATGAAGGCGCTCGGCGGCGCCGATGTGGTCTACGATCCCGTCGGCGGCGAACAGTTCGCCGCCGCTTTCCGCGCCTGCCGTCCCGAGGCACGGATCCTGACCATCGGCTTCGCCAGCGGCGAGGTCCCGCAGATCAAGGCGAACCACCTGCTGGTCAAGAACCTCTCGGTGCTGGGCCTCTACTGGGGCGGCTACCTCAGCTTCCGTCCCGAGGTTCTGACCCGCTCTCTGCAACAGTTGATCGCCTGGCACGGCGAAGGCCGCCTGACCCCGCATGTCAGCAATGTCCTGCCGCTGGATCGCGCCGAAGAGGGCATGGCCCTGCTGCGCGACCGGAACTCCACCGGCAAGGTCGTGATCACGATTCAGGATATCTGAGCACGACACCGCCGGGCCGCGGCTTGGAGGGCGGGCCGCTGCGCCTCGGCAGAGGCGCGGCCGGGGCGGTCGGAAGGCGGCGGCCCCTGCGCCCGCTACCCCGCCTCTTTCGCCCAGACCATGTCGATCATCGCCTGCGTGCCCCGGCTGAACTCCAGCGGGCAGGCATAGGCCGCCCCGTCCAGAACGCTTGCGTTGAACGCCTCGACCTGATGGACGTAATGGTTGTCCGCCGGGAAACGGTAGACCGTCTCGACAAGGTCGGCAGATTGCACGATCACCCGCGCCTCGCCATAGACATTGGCGTTGAAGGGTGCGGTCAGGCGCATCACGCCCCCCTCGCCGTGGAACACCATCTCCTGCCAGGGCGCCATGCGCATCGACACCACGCCGCTGTAGTGGAAGGACGGGAATTGCGCGGTGATATGGGTCCAGACATCGACTCCGTTCTCGCGCTCCACCTTCGCAGACAGGATCTCTGACGGCTCCTCGCCGGTGACGAATCGGGCCGCGCCGTAGATGTAGACGCCAATGTCGGGCACCGCGCCGCCGCCGGTCTCGGGGCGGTTACGGATATTGCCCGCATCGCGGTTGTCGAAGGAAAACGCCCCCGAGACCCGCACCAGCCTGCCGATGGCCCCGGCCTCGAACAGCGCCTTCGCCTTCTGCCACTGCGGATGATGTACGATCATATAGGCCTCGGCGGCGCACAGCCCGCTGCGGTCGCGCGCCGCGATCACCGCGTCGAAGTCGCTTGCCTTCATCGCAAGTGGCTTTTCGACCAGCACGTGCTTGCCCGCCTCCAGCGCCTTCAGCGCCCAGTCCACATGCAGGTGATTGGGCAGCGGCACATAGACCGCATCGACACCCGGATCGCCCAGCAACGCCTCGTAACTGTCATGAACCCGCAGGTCCGGTGCGAAGGCCTGAAACGGCGCGGCCTTCTCCGCGCTGGAGGTGGCCAGCGCCGCCAGCCGCCCGCGCCCTGCGGCGTGGATCGCCGGCCCCATGTGCCGCCGCGCGAAATTCGCTGCGCCCAGAATGCCCCAGTTCACCGTATCCATGAGATCCCCCGTGATGTTTGCGCCACCATGACGGTGCCACCCCGGGGGGTCAATGCGGGCGGATCACTCTTCCGATGGCAACAGGGGCCAGGGGCTTCGCGTCTTGGTCCGGCGCAGAACGAAATGCGTCTGGCTCGCCCGCACCAGACCGCTGCCGAGAACACCGCGCATCAGGAAGGTTTCCAGATCCTCGGGGTCGCGCGCCGCGACCTTCAGGATGAAGTCGCTGCCCCCCGTCACAGAGGCGCATTCGACAATCCTCTCCTCGCGCTCCACCAGCCCCGCGAACTGCTTGATCGTCCGCTCCTGATGGTCGACGAGACTGACGAAGACATAAGCCAGCGCGTCCAGCCCCAGCTTCTTCGGATCCAGCCGGGCGACATAGCCCTTGATGGCACCGGCTTCTTCCAGCCGCTTGACCCGTCGCCAGCAGGGCGAGGGCGAGAGGCCGGCGGCCTCTGCAAGGTCCTGAACGCTTGCCTTGCCGTCCTTTTGCAGGTGCGCCAGAAGCTTTCTGTCCACGGAATCGAGTTTGAGAGGCACGGTCTTCCTTCCTCTGCCTGTTCAAGGGAACGAGCTAGCGCAGGGGTCCGTGTTATCCATGGCATTCGACAAGATTTGCCCCGCGTTCACCTCCATGCTTTCAGAAACGGAGGACGCCATGCCCAAATCGACCAAATATCTCGCCAAACAGCCCGATGCCCTTGGTTTCATCGACTATTCCGCCGAGGAGGACGCAGTCTGGCGCGATCTCTACGCGATGCAGGCCCCACAGGTCGCCCGGCACAGCGCGCGGCCCTATCTCGACGGCCTTGCCCGTATCGCGCTGCCGCAGGACCGCGTGCCGCAATGCCCCGAGATATCCCAGAGGCTGGGCGAGATGACCGGCTGGCGGGTCGAGCCGGTGCCCGCGCTGATCCCCTTCGGCCGCTTCTTCGGCATGCTTGCCGACAGGACCTTTCCGGCCGCCTCCTTCATGCGGTCGCGCGAGGATTTCGACTATATCGAAGAGCCCGACATCTTCCACGAACTCTTTGGCCATACGCCGCTGCTGACCGATCCGCGTTTCGCCGCTTTCAGCCAGGCCATCGGCGCCGCCGGACGCGACGCCGACCCCAAGGACTACGCCTGGCTGATCCGCCTCTACTGGTTCACCATCGAATTCGGCCTGATGCGAGAGGGCGCGGGGGTGAAGGCGCTTGGCTCCGGCCTTGCCTCTTCCCCGGAAGAGCTGGAGTGGAGCGTATCGGGCCAGCCGCAATACCGGCCCTTCGACATCATCGACATCCTGCGCACGCCCTACCGCATCGACATCCCGCAGCCGATCTACTTCGTGCTCGAGGATCTCGACACGCTTTTTGCCGCCGCAGAGCGGGACCTGCTGAAGGACGTGGCACAGGCGCAGAAGCTGGGCCTGCACGCACCCGCCTATCCGCCGAAAGCCGCCTGACCCATGTCGTGAGACATGAAAAATCCCCCGTCCGGGTCAGCCGGGCGGGGGCGTCGGTTCGTTGGGGCGGCCTCAGCTTGCGGGCAGCATCCCCTGTTCCTTCGCAAGGTCACGCATCCGCGTTTGCAGCTTCTCGAAAGCCCGCACCTCGATCTGCCGGATCCGTTCCCGAGAGACATCGTAGACGCCCGACAGGTCCTCCAGCGTCACCGGCTGGTCGCTCAGGCGGCGCTGGGTGAGGATGTCGCGCTCGCGGTCGTTCAGCACGTCCATGGCCTCTGCCAGAAGCGCGCGCCGCGATTCCAGCTCGTCACGCTCGGCGTAGTCACCGGCCTGATCGGCGTCTTCGTCCTCCAGCCAGTCCTGCCACTGCATCGAGCCTTCGCCCTCGGAGCCGATGGTCGCATTCAGCGAGGCATCGCCACCCGACAGCCGCCGGTTCATGCTGATCACCTCGGTCTCGGTCACGCCGAGATCATGGGCGATCTTCTGCACGTGCTCGGGGCGCAGGTCGCCGTCCTCCAGCGCGCCGATGCGGCTTTTCGCCTTGCGCAGGTTGAAGAACAATTTCTTCTGCGCCGAGGTCGTACCCAGTTTCACAAGGCTCCACGACCGCAGGATGTATTCCTGGATCGAGGCGCGGATCCACCACATCGCGTAGGTCGCAAGGCGGAACCCCTTCTCCGGGTCGAAGCGCTTGACCGCCTGCATGAGACCGACATTGGCCTCGGAAATCACCTCGGCCTGAGGCAGGCCGTAGCCGCGATAACCCATGGCGATCTTGGCGGCGAGCCGCAGATGAGAGGTCACCAGCTGGTGCGCCGCGCCGGTGTCCTCATCCTCGACCCAGCGTTTCGCCAGCATGTATTCCTGTTCCGGTTCCAGAAGAGGGAACTTGCGGATTTCCTGAAGATAGCGGCTCAGGCCCGCTTCGGGCGACGGAGCCGGAAGATTGGCATAGTTGCTCACGTTCCTGTCCCTTTCATGTTACGCGTCTTAACATCAACATGGTGTGTCATGACCGCGGTTACAAGATGTGTTCGCTTTCAAACGTTGATACGCAGTTAAGGTTGCTTTCCGTCGCTGTAACCATTGTGACAGCGCCCTCACGAGGCTGTGCAGAGATCCGCCCCGCCATGCGGATTCGCATGGCCCTCATTCAAAATCGGGGTGCTTTTTTACACATCCGCATCGGTTAATGTCAAGCCAGACCGCCCTACCTGAGAGCCTCCGATGCCCGCACAGCCCCTTCCCGCCCCCGCCCGCGCCGTCCGTCTTGCCGGTTTGCTGTACCTTGTCATCATCGTGACCGGCCTCTCGGCGGAACTGGCGCTGCGCGGGCCGCTGCTGGCCGGCGGGCCCGAGCAGATTGCCGCCGCCGTCTCTGCCGCCCTGCCGCGCTTCCGCATGGCGCTGCTGGCGGATGTGGTCATGCTGGGCGCCGATATCGCGCTGGCGCTGCTGTTCTGGCGCCTGCTGCGCGGGTTCTCGGAGGGCGCGGCGCTCGCCGCCATGGTGTTGCGGCTGATGCAGGCGACGCTGATCGGCGCGGCGCTGGTGCTGCTGTCGGCCCTGCCCTTCGCCTTTGCGCAGGGAGAGATTGCGCTGGCCGCCCTGCTCGCACAGTTGCATGCGACCGGCTACGATGTCGGCTTGATCCTGTTCGGCGCCAACAGCCTGATCATGGCACGGCTGCTGCGCATGTCGGGCGGGGTGCCAAAGGTCATCCTCGGCGGCATCGCGCTGTCGGGCCTTGTCTACATGACCGGCGGCCTTGCCCGCCTCGCCGCCCCCGCCGCGCTGGAGGTGATCCAATACGCCTATGCCCTGCCGATGCTGGCGGAAAGCGCGCTCTGCCTCTGGCTGCTGCTCAGGGGGCGGATCTGAGCGCCGCGATCAGCTGGCTCATGTCCTCCGGCAGGGGCGCTTCGAACCGCAAGGCCTCGCCGGTGGCGGGATGCTCGAACCCCAGTTCCGCCGCATGCAGGGCCTGCCGGGGAAACTGGCTGGCCGCCGCATGACCGGCGGGGCTCAGCGCCTTTTCCGGGACCCTGCGGCGCCTGCCATAGGTCTGGTCGCCGACAAGCGCGTGGCCCGCATGGGCCATGTGCACCCGGATCTGGTGGGTGCGCCCGGTCTCCAGTCGGCACTCCACCAATGCCATGCTTGCGGGCGTGCCAAAGCGTTCCAGCGTGCGGGCATGGGTGATCGCGTGCCGCCCCTGCCCGTCGAAATAGACCGCCTGCCGCTGCCGGTCGGTCTTGTGCCGCGCCAGCCCGCTGGTGATCGTCAGCACCCCGGCACCCGAGGACGACACCCCCCGCATGCCCATCAGGCGCGGGTCGGCCAGATCCGGCACGCCATGCACGACCGCAAGATAGGCCCGCCGCGCCGTGTGTTTCTCGAACTGCCTGGCAAGCCCGTGGTGCGCCCGGTCGGACTTTGCCACCACCAAAAGGCCGCTGGTGTCCTTGTCGATGCGGTGGACAATGCCGGGCCGCTTCTCTCCGCCGATGCCAGAGAGCTCGCCACCGAAGTGGTGGAGCAGCGCATTGACCAGCGTGCCGTCCGGCGTTCCCGGGGCCGGGTGCACCACCATGCCGGCGGGTTTGTCGATCACCAGCAGGTCCTCGTCCTCGAAGAGGATGGCCAGCGGAATGTCCTGCGCCACCACGTCATAGTCCCCGGCCTCGGGCACCGCGATGGACACGGTGTCCCCTTCCGCGACCGGGGCCTTGGGGTTCGCGGCCACCGTGCCATTGACCGTCACGGCGCCCTCGGCGATCAGCCGCGCGAGGCGGGTGCGCGACAGGGCGGCCTGCTCTGGCACATCGCGCGCAAGCGCCTTATCTAGGCGCGGCGGCGGATCGGCCGCGATAGTCACGCGAAGGATGGTCATCGTGTCCCCTGATCCTGATCCCGAAGCCCTGCCGGAACCGCCGGGCCTGCGTTTCCTGCGGCTGCTGGTCACGGTCCTGACGGCGGTGATGATTGCCGGGATACTCGGAATCCTCGGCTTGATCTGGGTGCGCTATAACAATGCACAGGCGCCGCTGCCAGAGGTGATCTCCCTGCCGGGCGGCACCACGGCCACCGCCTACACGCAGGGCGCCGACTGGTACGCGGTGGTGACGCAGGGCGCCGGGGGCGAGACCATCCTGATCTTCGACCGCGCCACGG
This region of Ponticoccus alexandrii genomic DNA includes:
- a CDS encoding helix-turn-helix domain-containing protein, whose translation is MAHPVDVHVGKRIRHRRWLVGMTQQQLAERVGIKFQQIQKYETGANRVSASRLWDIADALEVPVSFFFEGIENDGAEIEATDSVPADILGDKEALDLVRSYYAMPENQRRRLFELARVMSDVA
- a CDS encoding NADPH:quinone oxidoreductase family protein; its protein translation is MRALLLSSHESPPSLVETAEPEPAKGEIKVRIATCGLNFADLLMMKGTYQDTPALPFVMGMEVAGRVEAVGAGVTGFAPGDRVAVYGGQGGLAELGCFPAERAVKLPDSMGWTEAAAFQIAYGTSHLALDHRARLQPGETLLVLGAAGGVGLTAVEIGHLMGARVVACARGADKLEAAKAAGADVLIDATTQDIRAEMKALGGADVVYDPVGGEQFAAAFRACRPEARILTIGFASGEVPQIKANHLLVKNLSVLGLYWGGYLSFRPEVLTRSLQQLIAWHGEGRLTPHVSNVLPLDRAEEGMALLRDRNSTGKVVITIQDI
- the rpoH gene encoding RNA polymerase sigma factor RpoH, yielding MSNYANLPAPSPEAGLSRYLQEIRKFPLLEPEQEYMLAKRWVEDEDTGAAHQLVTSHLRLAAKIAMGYRGYGLPQAEVISEANVGLMQAVKRFDPEKGFRLATYAMWWIRASIQEYILRSWSLVKLGTTSAQKKLFFNLRKAKSRIGALEDGDLRPEHVQKIAHDLGVTETEVISMNRRLSGGDASLNATIGSEGEGSMQWQDWLEDEDADQAGDYAERDELESRRALLAEAMDVLNDRERDILTQRRLSDQPVTLEDLSGVYDVSRERIRQIEVRAFEKLQTRMRDLAKEQGMLPAS
- a CDS encoding Lrp/AsnC family transcriptional regulator, whose amino-acid sequence is MPLKLDSVDRKLLAHLQKDGKASVQDLAEAAGLSPSPCWRRVKRLEEAGAIKGYVARLDPKKLGLDALAYVFVSLVDHQERTIKQFAGLVEREERIVECASVTGGSDFILKVAARDPEDLETFLMRGVLGSGLVRASQTHFVLRRTKTRSPWPLLPSEE
- a CDS encoding DUF6476 family protein, translating into MVIVSPDPDPEALPEPPGLRFLRLLVTVLTAVMIAGILGILGLIWVRYNNAQAPLPEVISLPGGTTATAYTQGADWYAVVTQGAGGETILIFDRATGRLRQTIGIAQP
- a CDS encoding DUF4386 domain-containing protein, whose translation is MPAQPLPAPARAVRLAGLLYLVIIVTGLSAELALRGPLLAGGPEQIAAAVSAALPRFRMALLADVVMLGADIALALLFWRLLRGFSEGAALAAMVLRLMQATLIGAALVLLSALPFAFAQGEIALAALLAQLHATGYDVGLILFGANSLIMARLLRMSGGVPKVILGGIALSGLVYMTGGLARLAAPAALEVIQYAYALPMLAESALCLWLLLRGRI
- a CDS encoding RluA family pseudouridine synthase → MTILRVTIAADPPPRLDKALARDVPEQAALSRTRLARLIAEGAVTVNGTVAANPKAPVAEGDTVSIAVPEAGDYDVVAQDIPLAILFEDEDLLVIDKPAGMVVHPAPGTPDGTLVNALLHHFGGELSGIGGEKRPGIVHRIDKDTSGLLVVAKSDRAHHGLARQFEKHTARRAYLAVVHGVPDLADPRLMGMRGVSSSGAGVLTITSGLARHKTDRQRQAVYFDGQGRHAITHARTLERFGTPASMALVECRLETGRTHQIRVHMAHAGHALVGDQTYGRRRRVPEKALSPAGHAAASQFPRQALHAAELGFEHPATGEALRFEAPLPEDMSQLIAALRSAP
- the phhA gene encoding phenylalanine 4-monooxygenase gives rise to the protein MPKSTKYLAKQPDALGFIDYSAEEDAVWRDLYAMQAPQVARHSARPYLDGLARIALPQDRVPQCPEISQRLGEMTGWRVEPVPALIPFGRFFGMLADRTFPAASFMRSREDFDYIEEPDIFHELFGHTPLLTDPRFAAFSQAIGAAGRDADPKDYAWLIRLYWFTIEFGLMREGAGVKALGSGLASSPEELEWSVSGQPQYRPFDIIDILRTPYRIDIPQPIYFVLEDLDTLFAAAERDLLKDVAQAQKLGLHAPAYPPKAA
- a CDS encoding Gfo/Idh/MocA family protein; this encodes MDTVNWGILGAANFARRHMGPAIHAAGRGRLAALATSSAEKAAPFQAFAPDLRVHDSYEALLGDPGVDAVYVPLPNHLHVDWALKALEAGKHVLVEKPLAMKASDFDAVIAARDRSGLCAAEAYMIVHHPQWQKAKALFEAGAIGRLVRVSGAFSFDNRDAGNIRNRPETGGGAVPDIGVYIYGAARFVTGEEPSEILSAKVERENGVDVWTHITAQFPSFHYSGVVSMRMAPWQEMVFHGEGGVMRLTAPFNANVYGEARVIVQSADLVETVYRFPADNHYVHQVEAFNASVLDGAAYACPLEFSRGTQAMIDMVWAKEAG